The Juglans microcarpa x Juglans regia isolate MS1-56 chromosome 2S, Jm3101_v1.0, whole genome shotgun sequence genome has a window encoding:
- the LOC121253497 gene encoding uncharacterized protein LOC121253497, translating to MIIVDKAVKREAFKMTMSKIWNTKGWLEFSDMGENKFLIEFQKEEDRQKVTRGRSWSFDRWLVCLQEFEVDLSLNDVPFKNEVFWLQVHNMPLACMTQEVGVQIGKCPGTVLDVIVDQWGLGWGKFLRFKVEVDITKALVRGLFLNFDGNQIWLQFKYDRLQPFCFKCGIIKHVKKIYTKMTSVRSDQADTHQYGP from the coding sequence ATGATCATTGTAGACAAAGCTGTTAAGAGAGAAGCATTCAAGATGACTATGTCAAAGATTTGGAACACGAAAGGATGGCTGGAATTCTCTGACATGGGGGAGAACAAGTTTTTGATAGAGTTTCAAAAGGAAGAAGATAGACAAAAGGTCACTCGAGGAAGGTCATGGTCCTTTGATAGATGGCTGGTGTGCCTTCAGGAGTTTGAGGTTGATTTATCACTAAATGACGTTCCTTTTAAGAATGAAGTTTTCTGGTTGCAAGTTCACAACATGCCTCTAGCATGCATGACACAAGAAGTTGGGGTGCAGATTGGGAAATGTCCTGGGACAGTTTTGGATGTCATTGTTGATCAATGGGGGCTGGGATGGGGTAAGTTCCTCAGGTTCAAAGTAGAAGTGGATATCACCAAAGCATTGGTTAGAGGTTTATTCTTAAACTTTGATGGTAACCAAATATGGCTTCAGTTTAAGTATGATAGGTTACAACCTTTTTGTTTTAAGTGTGGAATTATTAAGCATGTTAAGAAGATCTACACAAAGATGACATCTGTTAGAAGTGATCAAGCAGATACTCATCAATATGGGCCTTAG